Proteins co-encoded in one Octopus bimaculoides isolate UCB-OBI-ISO-001 chromosome 9, ASM119413v2, whole genome shotgun sequence genomic window:
- the LOC106873250 gene encoding 5-hydroxytryptamine receptor 1B gives MENVTDYFEILGNVTTENGISTGYISISVDPLFTPSEEIYSLPIKIIICVVLSIIIMVTIAGNVFVIAAILLEKSLRGVSNYLIMSLAVTDLMVAILVMPISVVHEVTPDWNFGGAICDMWISFDVLCCTASILHLVAIAFDRYWAVSNIDYIRRRCAKLIGCMVVAVWVVSVSISIPPLFGWKDDNDPDITKRCLISQDLGYTIFSTLGAFYFPLILMLVLNIKIYVAARTRIRKKGFYGYRRPVPVSAITVTMTEGQNLSPNSSGSDISHERYSAYNGSCMNMNELTRVNSVMELTDERESAIQTSPTTATTTATPASSTLTLTAPTGRTKLAETSVNQLSVPSGPKASGGCRNLISSKNQRQSANGHVKRLRQRERERVKKEKIEMKRERKAARVIAIITGGFMACWLPFFMVALIGPFCKEYCYFPPVLMSLFLWLGYLNSLLNPIIYTIFNPSFRTAFKKLIYGKYRMRSQCR, from the coding sequence ATGGAGAATGTTACTGACTATTTCGAAATTTTGGGTAATGTTACAACGGAGAATGGAATATCAACCGGTTACATTTCAATCAGTGTCGATCCTTTATTTACTCCAAGTGAGGAAATCTATTCACTTCCTATCAAAATTATCATCTGTGTTGTTCTTTCAATTATAATCATGGTTACAATTGCTGGGAATGTGTTTGTCATTGCCGCAATCCTTTTGGAAAAAAGCCTACGTGGTGTTTCTAATTATCTGATAATGTCTCTCGCTGTGACGGACTTGATGGTAGCTATACTGGTCATGCCCATAAGTGTTGTCCACGAAGTAACTCCGGATTGGAACTTTGGAGGTGCAATCTGCGATATGTGGATTAGTTTCGATGTTTTATGTTGCACTGCTTCTATTTTGCACTTAGTTGCAATAGCATTTGATCGTTATTGGGCTGTATCAAATATCGATTATATCAGACGGAGATGTGCCAAACTAATAGGCTGTATGGTTGTTGCTGTGTGGGTGGTTTCCGTCTCAATATCGATACCTCCATTATTTGGCTGGAAAGATGACAACGATCCTGATATCACAAAACGTTGCTTGATCAGTCAAGACCTAGGTTACACAATATTCTCAACTTTGGGcgcattttattttcctttgataTTAATGCTAGttctaaatatcaaaatatatgtcgCTGCCCGGACACGGATTCGAAAGAAAGGTTTTTACGGCTACCGACGACCTGTACCTGTTTCAGCCATTACAGTGACAATGACAGAGGGTCAAAATCTCTCACCGAACTCCTCTGGAAGTGACATTAGTCATGAAAGATATAGTGCCTACAATGGATCTTGTATGAACATGAATGAACTAACGCGGGTGAATAGCGTTATGGAATTGACTGATGAACGGGAATCTGCAATACAAACAAGcccgacaacagcaacaactacagccACACCCGCATCGTCCACATTAACACTAACTGCTCCAACTGGACGAACGAAATTAGCTGAAACATCAGTTAATCAATTGTCAGTTCCGTCGGGACCAAAAGCCAGTGGTGGATGTAGGAAtttaatttcttcaaagaatCAAAGACAGTCAGCTAATGGTCACGTTAAAAGATTACGTCAACGTGAACGAGAAcgggtaaagaaagaaaaaattgagaTGAAGCGAGAAAGGAAGGCAGCCAGAGTGATTGCCATTATAACTGGTGGCTTTATGGCGTGCTGGTTGCCTTTCTTCATGGTTGCCTTGATCGGACCGTTTTGTAAAGAATATTGTTATTTTCCCCCTGTTCTGATGAGTCTCTTTTTGTGGCTTGGTTACTTAAACAGCCTTTTGAATCCAataatatataccatatttaATCCAAGCTTCCGGACTGCCTTTAAAAAACTAATATACGGAAAATATAGAATGAGATCCCAGTGtcgataa